In the genome of Electrophorus electricus isolate fEleEle1 chromosome 26, fEleEle1.pri, whole genome shotgun sequence, one region contains:
- the pla2r1 gene encoding secretory phospholipase A2 receptor isoform X6: MPACHLDIHTDIASTAVQQGQLCGVFDATREWGHWRSLACESAVPYICKKTPNISRRAEPLDNWQYKDTVCPDGWLDHNDFCYHYLEEKASWENSSSTCKSLGGELTSIRSLAELQLLLRFLNGSEPKVWIGLYVEAEHPAVQWSDGSPVTFTSWYSQEPTRRHKDSRACVTANRKNGNWEFEECEKLHPAVCRTSGLVIQHPAGELDIGCPEGWKRMGQSCYKIADEDQTFEDAVRGYTCKGPLVTIEDRFEQAFLNSLIDTYNRSTSQLYWIALQDQNRTGEYRWLTQNSSTAPLTYSNWNQHQPVTGGGCVVMVGHWPLGHWEVKNCTSHKALAICEQDVSSFHMALIPAPHLDPLVPCKEGWDSRPGLPHCYKVFHSEKILMSRSWSEAEFFCRALGADLASFHHYKEQSFIKQLLTNMFHSTAGRWFWVGFSRRDPKSAGAWAWSDGTPVKRERDGWMEGWMDASQLDEQMDGCMDELINGWMLRQFSGTGNRNMNRCIDSLKILNAVIGLSSFPWVATSFIEDKNEDVSTHECAAYSGLNNALSPRSCEAKHEWICKVPRGAEITKPYWYNNQSEPWVFYRGAEYFLGSQPFPWESVLFACKMMGADLLTLHSKEEAGFIKGHMMKVPRASTEWWLGLSAGSGHYGYSWTDGSALDYEKWKNGRPLKATGQKCVYMSSLSGEWSTGRCAEPRAYACKRRTVSVLEVLREPKFIGACPPKWFYFGYKCLLLHLPAQQEEGKTWVEARSICANLHGTLVSIENGIEQAYVTMLLDGFSPGVWIGLRDTNATKWVSGKSVTYTNWSPVEPKSSSTEEEWLNTASVGAEPLCTVLSSNHNFHLVGAWYNEKCTQVGYGFVCQKPQDVTKRPSHSNRDTAYLDSEYRNRSYHVVRGNLSWSEALRSCMEKHMDLVSISDPFHQAYLTVLVNRLAAPHWIGFFSEDDGINYHWTDGSDTVFTHWNLADDEEDEGFVLGDCVYMDVTGGWNRADCDMQLSGALCYAPRLKRVAFSYEVVCKETWLKFRGSCYSFESVILKLPLEEAREYCRKKENSSDVLTIRDEAENRFFLEQLKDFYDGFQTVWLGIYYDIDRDALSWMDGSVLDYTNWRWKVPEKSVMKADTCVSARVSDGEWLLANCRDRLGFVCKTRSEVDPEVEVKALNSLHHGIVPAAVLVAILFFAVLAGLLWFVYKRNTLGFRRLPSLGNAYYRQSSSQATDSDGNVLLTDLETQPGDE, translated from the exons ATGCCTGCATGCCATCTGGACATTCACACAG ACATTGCATCGACAGCAGTTCAGCAGGGCCAGCTCTGTGGTGTGTTCGATGCCACCCGGGAGTGGGGTCATTGGCGCAGTCTGGCCTGCGAGTCCGCCGTGCCTTACATCTGCAAGAAGACCCCCAACATCAGCAGGAGGGCTGAACCCCTCG ATAACTGGCAGTACAAGGATACCGTGTGTCCAGACGGTTGGCTTGATCATAACGACTTCTGTTACCACTATCTGGAAGAGAAGGCGAGTTGGGAGAACTCCTCTAGCACCTGCAAGTCTCTCGGTGGGGAGCTGACCAGTATCCGCTCCCTGGCTGAGCTACAGCTGCTGCTGCGCTTTCTTAACG GTTCAGAGCCCAAAGTGTGGATTGGTTTGTATGTGGAGGCTGAgcatccagcagttcagtggTCCGATGGCTCACCTGTCACTTTTACATCCTGGTACTCGCAGGAGCCTACTCGTCGCCACAAAGACAGCCGCGCGTGTGTCACTGCAAACAGGAAG AATGGGAACTGGGAGTTTGAGGAGTGTGAAAAACTGCATCCAGCAGTGTGTCGGACATCAGGCCTTGTAATTCAGCACCCAGCTGGAGAGTTGGACATAGGCTGCCCGGAG GGCTGGAAGAGGATGGGACAGTCCTGCTATAAGATTGCTGATGAAGACCAGACGTTTGAGGACGCAGTGAGAGGTTATACCTGTAAAGGACCTCTGGTCACCATAGAAGACAG GTTTGAGCAGGCCTTTCTGAACAGCCTGATTGACACTTACAACAGGTCCACTTCTCAGTTGTACTGGATCGCCCTCCAAGATCAGAACCGAACTGGAGAGTACCGCTGGCTGACCCAGAACAGCTCCACAGCGCCCCTCACCTACAGCAACTGGAACCAGCATCAGCCTG TGACGGGGGGAGGCTGCGTGGTGATGGTGGGTCACTGGCCTCTGGGCCACTGGGAGGTGAAGAACTGCACTTCCCACAAGGCCCTGGCCATTTGCGAGCAGGACGTGAGCAGCTTCCACATGGCCCTGATACCTGCGCCCCACCTTGACCCGCTTGTGCCCTGCAAGGAGGGTTGGGACAGCCGCCCCGGCCTGCCGCACTGCTACAAG GTGTTCCACAGTGAGAAGATCTTGATGAGCCGCTCATGGTCTGAGGCGGAGTTTTTCTGCCGCGCTCTCGGAGCTGACCTGGCCAGTTTCCACCACTACAAGGAGCAGTCCTTCATCAAACAGCTCCTCACGAACATGTTCCACAG TACAGCAGGCCGCTGGTTCTGGGTTGGCTTCAGTAGGAGAGACCCCAAGTCTGCTGGAGCCTGGGCTTGGTCAGATGGCACAccggtgaagagagagagagatgggtggatggagggatggatggatgctaGCCAGCTTGATGaacagatggatggatgcatggacGAGTTGATAAATGGGTGGATGCTCAGACAGTTTTCAGGAACTGGGAACAGAAATATGAACAGATGTATAG ATTCTCTTAAAATTTTGAATGCAGTCATTGGACTAAGTTCCTTCCCATGG GTGGCGACATCGTTCATAGAGGATAAGAATGAGGACGTGAGCACGCATGAGTGTGCAGCTTACAGCGGTCTAAACAACGCCCTCTCACCACGGTCGTGCGAGGCCAAACACGAGTGGATATGCAAAGTGCCCAGAG gggCAGAGATAACAAAGCCTTATTGGTACAATAATC AGAGCGAGCCGTGGGTGTTTTACCGTGGAGCAGAGTACTTCCTGGGCAGCCAGCCGTTCCCATGGGAGTCTGTGCTGTTTGCCTGCAAAATGATGGGCGCAGACCTGCTAACCTTACACTCCAAAGAAGAGGCTGGCTTTATCAAGGGACACATGATGaaa GTCCCTCGTGCCTCTACCGAATGGTGGCTTGGTCTCTCCGCTGGCAGTGGGCACTACGGCTACAG CTGGACTGATGGATCTGCTCTAGACTAtgagaaatggaaaaatggaagACCTCTTAAAGCAACAggacaaaaatgtgtttatatgtcaTCTCTGTCTG gggagTGGTCAACGGGGCGCTGTGCAGAACCCCgtgcatatgcatgcaaacGCAGGACCGTGTCCGTTCTGGAGGTTCTACGGGAGCCTAAGTTCATCGGTGCCTGTCCGCCAAAGTGGTTCTACTTTGGATACAAG TGTCTGCTGCTGCACCTCCCAgcacagcaggaggaggggaaaACCTGGGTCGAAGCCCGGTCCATCTGCGCCAACCTCCACGGAACACTGGTCAGCATTGAGAATGGTATTGAGCAAG CTTACGTCACCATGCTGCTTGATGGCTTTTCGCCCGGCGTTTGGATCGGCCTGAGGGACACAAATGCCACAAAGTGGGTTAGCGGCAAATCGGTCACTTACACCAACTGGTCTCCTGTAGAACCCAAGAGCTCCAGCACT gAAGAAGAATGGTTAAACACTGCAAGTGTAGGGGCTGAACCATTATGCACTGTTCTATCCAGCAATCACAACTTTCACTTAGTGGGGGCCTGGTATAATGAGAAGTGCACCCAGGTTGGATATGGCTTTGTCTGTCAAAAGCCACAAG ATGTGACTAAACGTCCCTCCCACTCAAATAGGGATACTGCCTACCTAGACTCTGAGTACAGGAACCGGAGTTACCATGTTGTCCGTGGCAACCTGAGCTGGTCCGAAGCTCTGAGGAGCTGTATGGAGAAACACATGGACCTGGTGAGCATCTCGGACCCTTTCCATCAGGCCTACCTCACTGTGCTGGTGAACAGGCTGGCAGCGCCCCACTGGATTGGCTTCTTTAGCGAGGAT GATGGTATAAATTACCATTGGACTGATGGCAGTGACACTGTGTTCACACACTGGAACTTGgctgatgatgaggaggatgaaggctTTGTGTTGGGagactgtgtgtatatggatGTCACAGGAGGCTGGAACCGGGCTGACTGTGACATGCAGCTCTCAGGAGCACTGTGCTACGCACCTCGTCTGA aAAGGGTTGCGTTCTCCTATGAAGTGGTCTGCAAAGAAACATGGCTGAAGTTTCGGGGGAGCTGCTACAGTTTCGAGTCGGTTATCTTGAAACTGCCCTTAGAGGAAGCAAGGGAATACTGCAGGAAAAAAG AGAATTCTTCTGATGTTTTGACCATCCGAGACGAGGCGGAGAATCGCTTCTTCCTGGAACAGTTGAAGGACTTTTATGATGGCTTTCAGACTGTGTGGCTCGGGATTTATTATGATATAGACA GAGATGCTTTGTCCTGGATGGATGGGTCAGTGCTGGACTACACCAACTGGCGCTGGAAGGTTCCGGAGAAGAGTGTGATGAAGGCGGACACGTGTGTGTCAGCACGGGTGTCGGATGGCGAGTGGCTACTGGCCAACTGCAGGGACAGACTGGGCTTCGTATGCAAAACACGCTCAG